The genomic segment TCGTATTTCTCTCTCCAAAATTTTCGAAATGATCTGAACTGATTCAATACGTGTAATCGCCTCTGGGCCGGTTAGATAATAGCTTTGCCCATGGTGGCCCGATTCCAGCAATGCCACCACAGAAACACTCGCGATATCTGCTTCGTGTACTTTAGCGCTTAAGGCATTGCCAAAAGGCTCTCGCACGACTCCCTCCAAACGAATCGATTCCTGCCAATCGACAATCGCATTGGACATGAATTCCACAGGCTTCAGGAGCGTCCATTCCATCCCGCTGTTTGCCAGTGCTTCTTCCACAGGCCCTTCGGTGTCGCTCACCAATACGGACACGCGCTTCACGCCTGCTCTTTCCGCCATTTCGACTACCTTCGGATCGGTTTGAAAAGTGTAGCTCGAAGCAATTAAGTGCATAGCCGTTACACCTTGCAGTGCCGCTTCCAAGCTTTCCGGGATAGCAAGGTCCCCTGCCACAACCTCTACTCCTGCCGGCAGGTCGGCTTTTTCCGGATTTCGCGAAATGGCACGCACCTTGACTCCTTTTTTCAAAAGCTGATCCACCACATGTCTCCCTACCGTACCTGTTGCACCCGTTACTAAAATCGTCATTTTGTGCATCCTCCTCGAATTATTGGTAGCGTTGCTGAATCTCTTTAATCTCTTTTAAGACGTCTTCCTTTAAGTCGTCAGGGGAAATAATCTCCACCTTTGATCCATAACTTAATACGACTGAAACCGCGTAGTCTCGTTTATAAAAAACTTTGTGCAAATCGATATGCGTACCGTGATGCGTGCATTCTCCCGGGAACTGCTCCAGCACACGCAGCCCTACGGACGGATCAAAACGCAGATGTGCAAGTGTCCCTTCAAAGTCTTTCGTTTCTTCTTCGTCCTGGCTTGTCTGGTCTTTTCTTGGTTGAAAACTGACTTCTGTCACCTCAAGCGCGGTAATCCTGGAAAGGCGAAAAATTCGATTGGCCTTACGCAACAAGCAATACGCCTGAAGATACCACGCTCCACGCTCCCAAAATAGGCGGAGCGGCTCTACTCGTCTTTCTGAGACCGTACCTGATGCACTCCTATAT from the Brevibacillus brevis genome contains:
- a CDS encoding NAD(P)H-binding protein, whose amino-acid sequence is MTILVTGATGTVGRHVVDQLLKKGVKVRAISRNPEKADLPAGVEVVAGDLAIPESLEAALQGVTAMHLIASSYTFQTDPKVVEMAERAGVKRVSVLVSDTEGPVEEALANSGMEWTLLKPVEFMSNAIVDWQESIRLEGVVREPFGNALSAKVHEADIASVSVVALLESGHHGQSYYLTGPEAITRIESVQIISKILEREIRFEELTEEQARQNWRDQGYEEGDIEFFVAMGKNPPEVGYTVLSTVEQVTGKPARTFAEWASEHKSYFG
- a CDS encoding helix-turn-helix transcriptional regulator — translated: MKLDRLLAITIELMTKKRVTATELAARFEVSVRTIYRDVELINQAGIPVVSFTGADGGFELMEGFFLTKQHFSVKDFSVIYNLLKSTEGAIGGKYTTLVQKLGSLQPALLNEGNNESIIFNLSTVEDEKATIHPLSEAIHQNQVTTFSYRSASGTVSERRVEPLRLFWERGAWYLQAYCLLRKANRIFRLSRITALEVTEVSFQPRKDQTSQDEEETKDFEGTLAHLRFDPSVGLRVLEQFPGECTHHGTHIDLHKVFYKRDYAVSVVLSYGSKVEIISPDDLKEDVLKEIKEIQQRYQ